Part of the bacterium genome is shown below.
AAACTTCTCAAAAGATGATAAAATTGTTGTTATTCTTGGAGATAATATAATTGAAAAAAGTATAAAAGAACAGGTTGAAATTTTCAAAAAGCAAAAAAAGGGAGCAAGAATTTTGTTAAAGAAAGTTGAAAACCCGGAAAGATTTGGCGTCGTGGAGTTCAATAAAAAAGGAAAAATAAAAAGAATAATAGAAAAACCAGAAAAAGCGCCTACTGATTATGTTGTTACTGGAATTTATATGTATGATAGATATGTTTTTGAAATTATAAAGACACTTAAGCCATCAAAAAGGGGAGAACTTGAAATAACTGATGTTAACAATAGATACTTAAAAAATGGAGAACTTACATATGGAATTATTGATGGTTGGTGGACAGATGCAGGAA
Proteins encoded:
- a CDS encoding sugar phosphate nucleotidyltransferase, with protein sequence MKGVILAGGLGKRLYPLTKITNKHLLPVYNKPMIFYPIETLIDAGITDILIVTGGNFAGDFLQLLGNGKIFGLPNLNYTYQEGEGGIADALSLAENFSKDDKIVVILGDNIIEKSIKEQVEIFKKQKKGARILLKKVENPERFGVVEFNKKGKIKRIIEKPEKAPTDYVVTGIYMYDRYVFEIIKTLKPSKRGELEITDVNNRYLKNGELTYGIIDGWWTDAGTFDSLLKANNLVAKKTKKRK